A genomic segment from Flavobacterium sp. 9R encodes:
- a CDS encoding MFS transporter, whose product MTPDTPSKGKNSLQHVLFGSLIGTTIEFFDFYIYANAAVLVFPQLFFPSTDATMATLQSLATFSIAFLSRPLGSAFFGHFGDKIGRKFTLVAALLTMGVSTVAIGFLPSYASIGIAAPLLLMLCRFGQGVGLGGEWGGAVLLAIENAPPNKRAWYGMFPQLGAPIGLLLSGGTFLLLTDSMSNDDFMNYGWRIPFIASSLLVVVGFYIRTKISETPSFEQAKKVEEEVKIPFLTLLTSYKNQLIFGTLAAVTTFLVFYLMTVFTLSWATSDLGFTKRDALLIQLFSVLFFALFIPVSAVVADAIGRRKMLIFATIAIAVFGFFFQFFLSSGSAVLVTVFVCIGMALMGFTYGPLGTFLSELFPTQVRYSGASLTFNLAGIFGAAFAPMIAIWLATDYDISYVGYYLTGAACLSLLALLAISRAEHKF is encoded by the coding sequence ATGACCCCAGATACTCCTTCTAAAGGAAAAAATTCATTGCAGCATGTGCTTTTTGGCAGTTTGATAGGAACGACCATTGAGTTTTTTGATTTTTATATTTATGCCAATGCCGCGGTATTGGTTTTTCCACAACTTTTTTTCCCGAGTACAGATGCTACTATGGCTACGTTGCAGTCACTAGCTACGTTTTCGATTGCTTTTTTATCACGTCCCTTGGGGTCGGCTTTTTTTGGTCATTTTGGAGATAAGATAGGTCGTAAATTTACCTTGGTAGCCGCATTACTTACTATGGGAGTTTCTACTGTTGCCATTGGTTTTCTGCCGAGTTATGCTAGTATAGGTATTGCTGCACCTTTGTTGTTGATGTTGTGTCGTTTTGGGCAAGGCGTTGGTCTTGGAGGAGAGTGGGGAGGAGCTGTTTTACTAGCCATCGAAAATGCGCCACCCAATAAAAGAGCTTGGTACGGAATGTTCCCACAGTTAGGCGCTCCGATAGGTTTGTTGCTTTCAGGAGGGACTTTTTTGCTTTTAACTGACAGTATGAGTAACGATGATTTTATGAATTATGGTTGGCGAATTCCCTTTATAGCCAGTTCGCTTTTGGTAGTGGTTGGTTTTTATATTCGAACTAAAATTTCTGAAACGCCTTCTTTTGAGCAGGCTAAAAAAGTAGAAGAAGAAGTGAAAATACCGTTTCTTACTTTGCTTACCTCTTACAAGAATCAATTGATTTTTGGAACCTTGGCGGCAGTGACTACTTTTTTGGTTTTTTATTTAATGACGGTATTTACGTTAAGTTGGGCAACCTCTGATTTGGGTTTCACCAAAAGAGATGCTCTGTTGATTCAGTTGTTTTCCGTACTCTTTTTTGCTCTGTTTATTCCTGTTTCGGCAGTGGTTGCAGATGCTATTGGGCGTAGAAAAATGCTTATTTTCGCTACTATTGCCATAGCTGTTTTTGGTTTTTTCTTCCAATTTTTTCTTAGTTCGGGAAGTGCTGTATTGGTAACTGTTTTCGTTTGTATCGGAATGGCATTAATGGGATTTACCTATGGTCCTTTAGGCACCTTTTTGTCTGAGTTGTTTCCAACACAAGTCCGCTATTCAGGAGCTTCCTTAACCTTTAATTTAGCAGGAATATTTGGTGCTGCTTTTGCTCCTATGATTGCCATTTGGTTGGCTACGGATTATGACATTTCGTATGTGGGGTATTATTTGACGGGGGCTGCTTGTCTTTCTTTACTTGCTTTGCTAGCAATTAGTAGAGCTGAGCATAAATTCTAA
- the bshC gene encoding bacillithiol biosynthesis cysteine-adding enzyme BshC yields the protein MPSDCISFQNSGYFSSLINDYLDQKPNVQPLYHRFPTVENFGPQIEEKKANFEDNKRAVLVAALEAQYAKINASSATLNNINLLNHSNTYTITTGHQLNLFSGPLYFLYKIISTINLTKELQQKYPEQNFVPVYWMATEDHDFEEINYFTFKGKKFCWNRESTGPVGRLTTEGLEDFLAIFALELGSSTNAETLKTLFQEAYLKHTNLADATRYLANALFGHYGLVILDADDANLKRQFIPFVEEELKHQTAFSKVNETIEQFGNYTVQVNPREINLFFIEDDLRERIIFEDGLYKINNTKRHFSEQELLAELELHPEKFSPNVVMRPLYQEVILPNLAYIGGGGEIAYWLELKSFFDAVKVTFPMLIVRNSVVLATEKQLKKADALALTWSDLFQKQNRLINNKTKQLSEFAIDLSDLKQQLQQQFQTLNELASKTDRSFEGAVKAQEVKQTKGLEQLEKRLLKAQKRKLADSLNRITALQNELFPNQSLQERQANFAEFYLENGEQLLPKLVDEIKPLSTNFTIITF from the coding sequence ATGCCATCCGACTGTATCAGCTTTCAAAATTCAGGGTATTTTTCCTCACTAATCAATGATTATTTAGACCAAAAACCAAACGTACAGCCATTGTACCATCGATTCCCAACTGTTGAAAACTTTGGCCCTCAAATAGAAGAAAAGAAAGCCAACTTCGAAGACAATAAAAGAGCCGTTTTAGTTGCTGCTCTAGAAGCCCAATATGCTAAAATCAATGCTTCATCGGCAACTTTAAACAACATCAACCTTTTAAATCATTCCAATACCTATACCATTACAACAGGTCATCAACTGAATTTATTCAGCGGACCTTTGTATTTTCTATATAAAATCATTTCGACCATCAATCTGACTAAGGAATTACAACAAAAATATCCTGAACAAAATTTTGTCCCAGTCTATTGGATGGCTACCGAAGACCATGATTTTGAAGAAATCAATTACTTTACTTTCAAAGGAAAAAAATTCTGTTGGAACAGAGAAAGTACTGGACCAGTAGGACGTTTAACCACTGAAGGTCTCGAAGATTTTTTAGCGATTTTTGCACTAGAGTTAGGAAGTAGTACCAATGCCGAAACGCTAAAAACACTATTTCAAGAAGCCTATTTGAAGCATACCAATCTAGCAGACGCGACCAGATATTTGGCCAATGCTTTATTTGGTCACTACGGATTAGTCATTTTGGATGCTGATGATGCCAATTTAAAAAGACAATTTATTCCGTTTGTTGAGGAAGAGTTGAAACATCAAACGGCTTTTTCAAAAGTGAATGAAACTATTGAGCAATTTGGTAACTATACCGTTCAAGTCAATCCTCGTGAAATCAATTTGTTTTTTATTGAAGATGACTTGAGAGAGCGTATTATTTTTGAAGATGGATTGTACAAAATAAACAATACTAAACGCCATTTTTCAGAACAAGAACTGCTCGCCGAACTGGAACTTCATCCCGAAAAATTTAGTCCAAATGTAGTGATGCGTCCTTTATATCAGGAAGTTATTCTACCCAATCTAGCCTATATTGGTGGTGGTGGAGAAATAGCCTATTGGTTAGAGCTAAAATCATTTTTTGATGCGGTAAAAGTGACTTTTCCAATGCTTATTGTGCGTAACTCCGTAGTTTTAGCTACTGAAAAACAGCTAAAAAAAGCCGATGCCTTAGCCTTGACTTGGAGCGATTTATTCCAAAAACAAAACCGTTTAATCAACAACAAAACCAAACAATTATCGGAATTTGCAATCGATTTGAGCGATTTGAAACAGCAATTACAACAGCAGTTTCAAACCCTAAACGAACTCGCTTCCAAAACCGACCGTTCTTTTGAAGGTGCCGTAAAAGCGCAAGAAGTAAAACAAACTAAAGGTCTCGAACAGCTAGAAAAAAGATTACTAAAAGCACAAAAACGAAAATTAGCCGATAGTTTGAACCGAATCACGGCACTTCAAAATGAACTTTTCCCCAACCAAAGTTTGCAAGAACGCCAAGCTAATTTTGCTGAATTTTATTTAGAAAATGGCGAGCAACTACTTCCTAAATTGGTTGATGAAATAAAACCTTTGTCTACCAATTTTACCATTATTACCTTTTAA